The Magnetofaba australis IT-1 genome includes a window with the following:
- the mamB gene encoding magnetosome biogenesis CDF transporter MamB — MKYDECKECRDQVTWFSIFTNVFLVFYKGTLGVLSGCQALVADAFHSSADVIASSVTMVSLKVSNKPADSDHHYGHGKIQFISSSIVGTILIIGAIFILIDAIRAIYTGDYGAPDRIAIVGAAISVAMNELMFRYQSCVGRENNSPAIMANAWDNRSDAYSSIAVLVGIVFATFGFPIADPLAALMVSLMVIRIGVELNVDAIDGLMDASPEMDELQSIYNVVSKAKGVMGISYMRARTLGEDLHVEVNVHVPADLKVYEGDLIVDLLKQQVMREIDHIGQLEVFLTPVEEGV, encoded by the coding sequence ATGAAGTATGACGAGTGTAAAGAGTGTCGGGACCAGGTGACGTGGTTCTCCATTTTCACCAACGTGTTCCTAGTGTTCTACAAAGGCACGCTGGGCGTTTTATCCGGTTGTCAGGCGCTGGTTGCGGATGCATTCCACTCGTCGGCGGATGTGATCGCCTCCTCGGTGACCATGGTCAGTCTCAAGGTTTCCAACAAACCGGCGGACTCTGACCATCACTATGGTCACGGCAAAATCCAGTTCATCTCTTCGTCCATTGTGGGCACGATTCTTATTATTGGGGCAATCTTCATTCTGATCGACGCCATCAGAGCGATCTATACCGGCGACTACGGCGCGCCGGATCGAATCGCGATCGTCGGCGCCGCCATCTCAGTGGCTATGAATGAACTGATGTTTCGTTATCAGAGCTGCGTCGGGCGAGAAAATAACAGCCCCGCCATCATGGCCAACGCCTGGGATAACCGCTCCGACGCCTACTCCTCCATTGCGGTGCTGGTGGGGATTGTTTTCGCTACCTTTGGATTTCCCATCGCTGACCCGTTGGCGGCGTTGATGGTGTCACTAATGGTGATCCGCATTGGGGTTGAGCTGAATGTTGACGCCATTGATGGATTGATGGACGCCTCGCCGGAGATGGATGAGCTACAGTCGATCTATAATGTGGTATCCAAGGCCAAGGGGGTAATGGGCATCTCGTATATGCGGGCGCGCACCCTGGGCGAAGATCTCCATGTGGAGGTAAACGTCCATGTGCCAGCGGATCTGAAAGTGTATGAAGGGGACCTCATTGTTGATCTGCTCAAGCAGCAAGTGATGCGTGAAATCGACCATATTGGGCAACTTGAAGTGTTTCTTACTCCAGTTGAAGAGGGCGTTTAG
- the mamQ gene encoding magnetosome protein MamQ, protein MDGFESLESEMLNSERLRRMKRLMNEMHRAEFEAKKLHLPPIKSRALIVAMSFISVLIFGVTTLYNFNRFVTLEERVLSARGHVEDVLQRRKNLFANLVNVALNHAALEQEVYRYVATTRKDVGREGDSEAKPPPEPVEAEPKRADPKTQSMLANMLGINPEGGGAPLAKLLAIVEQYPNITASVTYQQLMDKMVEMENRISMRRDEYNEEVRIYNTLISSFPWYILAKVTSFERYDYFAVRTDHPESTFFVPKASPEIFKRLLPSETGAAMQSNPAPRPAAGADKGATP, encoded by the coding sequence ATGGACGGGTTCGAGTCGCTCGAATCGGAGATGCTCAACAGTGAGCGTCTGCGACGCATGAAGCGGCTGATGAACGAGATGCACCGGGCGGAGTTTGAGGCCAAGAAACTGCATCTGCCGCCGATCAAGTCACGCGCTTTAATCGTCGCCATGTCGTTTATCTCAGTCCTGATTTTTGGCGTGACCACACTGTATAATTTCAACCGTTTCGTGACGCTTGAAGAGCGGGTTCTTTCCGCTCGTGGCCATGTGGAAGATGTGCTGCAACGGCGTAAAAATCTGTTTGCCAATCTGGTCAATGTGGCGCTCAATCATGCGGCGTTGGAGCAGGAGGTGTATCGCTATGTCGCCACCACCCGCAAGGATGTGGGGCGCGAGGGGGATTCAGAAGCCAAGCCGCCACCAGAGCCTGTGGAGGCGGAGCCTAAAAGAGCCGATCCAAAAACCCAGTCGATGCTGGCCAACATGCTGGGCATCAATCCAGAAGGGGGCGGCGCGCCATTGGCCAAGCTGCTGGCCATTGTGGAGCAGTACCCAAATATCACAGCTTCTGTCACCTATCAGCAGTTGATGGATAAAATGGTGGAGATGGAGAACCGTATCTCCATGCGGCGCGACGAGTACAATGAAGAGGTGCGTATCTACAACACCCTGATCTCCTCCTTTCCGTGGTATATTCTGGCCAAAGTGACTAGCTTTGAGCGCTATGATTACTTTGCTGTGCGTACAGACCATCCAGAGAGCACATTCTTTGTGCCCAAAGCGTCGCCGGAGATCTTTAAACGTCTGCTGCCTAGCGAAACGGGCGCAGCCATGCAATCCAACCCGGCGCCGCGTCCCGCCGCCGGAGCTGACAAGGGCGCTACGCCATGA
- the mamA gene encoding magnetosome protein MamA, translating to MSKFSKGSVWDELGFFMHTGKQVLLRLNAGAITWYERFFSLDNSVRAEYFRDIGIKYTKQGRYVQALSVLEGVVEAYPADDEAAFHLAFCYLKLEKPLAAIEILERLYAKDTQDGKVSSILGMAYIQTKNYEEAVGVLSAACEQMPDNFNLNYRLGVALDNLERYEEAVEAFQRAMKIRPEEPRVYRAQGFSLEQLGKHDQAVQLFKHAAQLEDKQQVG from the coding sequence ATGAGCAAATTTTCTAAAGGTTCAGTCTGGGATGAACTGGGCTTTTTTATGCATACCGGCAAGCAGGTGCTGCTGCGATTGAATGCCGGCGCCATCACATGGTATGAGCGCTTTTTCAGCTTGGACAACAGCGTGCGCGCCGAATATTTTCGCGATATCGGCATCAAATACACCAAGCAAGGGCGATACGTGCAGGCGCTGAGCGTGCTTGAAGGCGTGGTTGAGGCTTATCCAGCTGATGATGAGGCCGCATTCCATCTAGCGTTTTGCTACTTAAAGCTGGAGAAGCCCCTGGCTGCTATTGAGATTTTGGAGCGTCTGTACGCCAAAGATACGCAAGATGGCAAAGTCAGTTCCATTTTAGGGATGGCCTATATCCAGACCAAAAACTATGAAGAGGCGGTTGGCGTGCTCAGCGCAGCATGCGAACAGATGCCCGACAACTTCAACCTCAACTATCGTTTGGGTGTGGCGCTGGATAATCTGGAACGCTATGAAGAGGCGGTAGAAGCGTTTCAGCGCGCGATGAAGATCCGCCCTGAAGAGCCCCGAGTGTATCGCGCCCAGGGTTTCTCGCTGGAGCAGTTGGGCAAACACGATCAAGCCGTGCAGCTGTTTAAGCACGCCGCGCAGCTTGAAGATAAGCAGCAAGTCGGCTAA
- the mamP gene encoding magnetosome magnetite formation protein MamP encodes MVDNRCSDECSALDLRHPDGRYRCAYVDDRILMPSGTTIVAVGFLLLAILVASSIFDLPGSDLTVTPAPTESAITAPIANQGAEPVMGLSVAFTPGAEQPARQRAPMPTDPTRSGAFVAPDIQLSEAHWQGLEALPLTLELKRKLKLPLDLSGLLVDEVSLNAALSGLQAGDVIVGVNGRAVDNLKAFQEESRRLQMREQINLTAYRKGRLYTFTLSADKNVGLAQVETAPMIQAGDIMPHPYRGPCTSCHAISPNKGTMPDPDLIILPPGPIRQGAQRPHRDRGPCAACHAIVP; translated from the coding sequence TTGGTTGACAACCGTTGCTCCGATGAATGCTCTGCGCTGGATCTACGCCATCCTGATGGTCGTTATCGCTGCGCGTATGTTGATGACAGGATTCTGATGCCGTCTGGAACCACCATTGTCGCAGTTGGCTTCTTGTTGCTGGCCATTCTTGTGGCGTCGAGTATTTTCGATCTGCCGGGATCGGACCTGACGGTAACGCCAGCGCCGACGGAGAGCGCCATAACGGCTCCCATCGCCAATCAAGGAGCGGAGCCTGTTATGGGCTTGTCTGTGGCGTTTACGCCCGGCGCCGAACAGCCTGCGCGTCAGCGCGCTCCGATGCCAACGGACCCAACCCGCTCAGGCGCATTCGTTGCACCGGACATCCAGCTCTCTGAGGCGCACTGGCAAGGGCTTGAGGCGTTGCCTTTGACGCTGGAGTTGAAGCGAAAACTGAAGCTGCCATTGGACCTAAGCGGGCTTTTGGTGGATGAAGTGAGCTTGAATGCGGCACTGAGCGGATTGCAGGCAGGTGATGTGATTGTAGGCGTCAATGGGCGCGCGGTGGACAACTTGAAAGCGTTTCAAGAGGAGTCGCGCCGCTTGCAGATGCGCGAACAGATTAATCTGACCGCTTATCGTAAAGGAAGACTGTACACCTTTACGCTCTCAGCCGATAAGAATGTCGGGTTGGCGCAGGTGGAAACGGCGCCGATGATTCAGGCCGGAGATATCATGCCGCATCCGTACCGGGGTCCGTGCACCAGTTGTCACGCCATCAGCCCCAACAAGGGGACCATGCCGGATCCGGATCTGATTATTCTACCACCTGGGCCAATCCGCCAAGGGGCGCAGCGCCCACACCGTGACCGAGGACCCTGTGCGGCGTGCCATGCCATTGTGCCTTAA